A region of Arabidopsis thaliana chromosome 5, partial sequence DNA encodes the following proteins:
- a CDS encoding myosin heavy chain-like protein (myosin heavy chain-related; BEST Arabidopsis thaliana protein match is: myosin heavy chain-related (TAIR:AT1G64320.1); Has 1807 Blast hits to 1807 proteins in 277 species: Archae - 0; Bacteria - 0; Metazoa - 736; Fungi - 347; Plants - 385; Viruses - 0; Other Eukaryotes - 339 (source: NCBI BLink).) — protein sequence MEEAKTEVEKKVSILLKFIQNKNKIPKVTKKELVGIVEDLHKQCQLLYSVFDDFGTDGRKGKLGTASSSRSSSDLDYYSSEEVEISADNVSDTLSSDYDVMLRKLQETELRNEDLERQVSNLKQETVFLRDQNMEVAGDIEGKRNEDREHLKGLMTKLEAALLCNQKRELEMELVKKTNQVSETQMRLKRLEEETEKRAKAEMKIVKEKEALWNKVQKLEAGVDTFRKKRKEFNEEMKSKITENQKLHTKIAVIDEIEDKSKKLEYQVKEQEDIIQRLSMEIKDQKKLLKEQKDAIDKFSEDQKLMKRWSFGSKLNTNLLEKKMEELAEDFRMKMEDHIRILHRRIHVAEQIHLESKSSYIKTRDNTQTEENRGNRAVSETQFKKIKEMVEQGLAGPEMAIKKLEESGELGNRVTRLAKEIDSARKWVKEKDNNMKHEVETLEAKLECREAQESLLKEKLSKLEAKLAEEGTEKLSLSKAMRKIKKLEINVKEKEFELLSLGEGKREAIRQLCVLVDYQRCRYDDLKTSICHVALQA from the exons ATGGAGGAGGCAAAAACAG AAGTGGAGAAGAAAGTGTCTATACTTTTAAagtttattcaaaacaaaaacaagatccCTAAGGTTACAAAGAAGGAGCTTGTTGGGATTGTTGAAGATCTCCATAAGCAGTGTCAGCTACTTTACTCtgtgtttgatgattttgggACTGAtggaagaaaaggaaaattggGTACTGCTTCTTCATCGAGGTCTAGTTCCGATTTGGATTACTATTCCTCAGAGGAAGTAGAGATCAGTGCTGATAATGTTAGTGATACATTGAGCTCGGATTACGATGTGATGCTCAGAAAGCTACAAGAGACAGAGCTAAGAAATGAAGATTTAGAGAGACAGGTGAGCAATCTGAAACAGGAAACGGTTTTTTTACGCGATCAAAACATGGAAGTCGCGGGAGATATTGAAGGTAAGAGAAACGAGGACAGGGAACATCTCAAGGGGTTGATGACGAAACTTGAGGCTGCATTGTTGTGTAACCAGAAAAGGGAGTTGGAAATGGAGCTGGTGAAGAAAACCAATCAAGTTTCAGAGACGCAAATGCGTTTGAAGCGTCTagaggaagaaacagagaaacgaGCTAAGGCTGAGATGAagattgttaaagaaaagGAAGCTTTGTGGAACAAAGTACAGAAACTTGAAGCGGGCGTTGATACTTTtcggaagaagagaaaggagttTAATGAGGAGATGAAGAGTAAGATTACTGAGAATCAGAAGCTGCATACAAAAATTGCAGTGATTGATGAAATTGAAGACAAGAGTAAGAAACTTGAGTACCAAGTTAAGGAACAAGAAGATATCATTCAACG GCTATCAATGGAGATTAAAGATCAGAAGAAGCTTCTTAAGGAACAGAAAGATGCCATAGATAAGTTCTCAGAGGATCAGAAGCTGATGAAGCGTTGGTCATTTGGTTCGAAATTGAATACTAATCTTCTcgagaagaaaatggaagagtTAGCGGAAGATTTTCGGATGAAAATGGAAGATCATATCCGGATACTTCACAGGAGGATCCATGTAGCCGAACAAATACACTTAGAGAGCAAGAGCAGCTATATCAAGACGCGAGACAACAcacaaacagaagaaaacagaggaaacagagcAGTCTCTGAAACCCAATTCAAGAAAATCAAGGAAATGGTGGAACAAGGGCTTGCTGGACCAGAGATGGCGATAAAGAAGCTGGAAGAAAGCGGGGAATTAGGGAACCGAGTAACGAGATTAGCTAAAGAGATCGATTCAGCGAGAAAGTGGGTGAAGGAGAAGGACAACAATATGAAGCATGAGGTGGAAACTCTAGAAGCGAAGCTAGAATGTAGAGAAGCGCAAGAATCTCTGCTAAAGGAGAAGCTATCGAAGCTAGAGGCTAAGCTAGCGGAGGAAGGAACAGAAAAGCTGAGTCTATCAAAGGCTATgaggaaaattaaaaagcttgAGATTAATGTGAAGGAGAAAGAGTTTGAGTTGTTGAGTTTAGGAGAAGGGAAGAGAGAAGCCATAAGACAACTATGTGTTTTGGTTGATTATCAACGTTGTCGATATGATGATCTCAAAACTTCCATTTGTCACGTAGCTCTTCAAGCATAG
- the CIP1 gene encoding COP1-interactive protein 1 (COP1-interactive protein 1 (CIP1); FUNCTIONS IN: protein binding; INVOLVED IN: regulation of protein import into nucleus; LOCATED IN: cytoskeleton, plasma membrane, chloroplast, vacuole; EXPRESSED IN: 24 plant structures; EXPRESSED DURING: 13 growth stages; CONTAINS InterPro DOMAIN/s: Prefoldin (InterPro:IPR009053); BEST Arabidopsis thaliana protein match is: myosin heavy chain-related (TAIR:AT1G64330.1); Has 30201 Blast hits to 17322 proteins in 780 species: Archae - 12; Bacteria - 1396; Metazoa - 17338; Fungi - 3422; Plants - 5037; Viruses - 0; Other Eukaryotes - 2996 (source: NCBI BLink).): MKKHKFRETLKSFFEPHFDHEKGEMLKGTKTEIDEKVNKILGMVESGDVNEDESNRQVVADLVKEFYSEYQSLYRQYDDLTGEIRKKVNGKGESSSSSSSDSDSDHSSKRKVKRNGNGKVEKDVELVTGALKQQIEAANLEIADLKGKLTTTVEEKEAVDSELELALMKLKESEEISSKLKLETEKLEDEKSIALSDNRELHQKLEVAGKTETDLNQKLEDIKKERDELQTERDNGIKRFQEAEKVAEDWKTTSDQLKDETSNLKQQLEASEQRVSELTSGMNSAEEENKSLSLKVSEISDVIQQGQTTIQELISELGEMKEKYKEKESEHSSLVELHKTHERESSSQVKELEAHIESSEKLVADFTQSLNNAEEEKKLLSQKIAELSNEIQEAQNTMQELMSESGQLKESHSVKERELFSLRDIHEIHQRDSSTRASELEAQLESSKQQVSDLSASLKAAEEENKAISSKNVETMNKLEQTQNTIQELMAELGKLKDSHREKESELSSLVEVHETHQRDSSIHVKELEEQVESSKKLVAELNQTLNNAEEEKKVLSQKIAELSNEIKEAQNTIQELVSESGQLKESHSVKDRDLFSLRDIHETHQRESSTRVSELEAQLESSEQRISDLTVDLKDAEEENKAISSKNLEIMDKLEQAQNTIKELMDELGELKDRHKEKESELSSLVKSADQQVADMKQSLDNAEEEKKMLSQRILDISNEIQEAQKTIQEHMSESEQLKESHGVKERELTGLRDIHETHQRESSTRLSELETQLKLLEQRVVDLSASLNAAEEEKKSLSSMILEITDELKQAQSKVQELVTELAESKDTLTQKENELSSFVEVHEAHKRDSSSQVKELEARVESAEEQVKELNQNLNSSEEEKKILSQQISEMSIKIKRAESTIQELSSESERLKGSHAEKDNELFSLRDIHETHQRELSTQLRGLEAQLESSEHRVLELSESLKAAEEESRTMSTKISETSDELERTQIMVQELTADSSKLKEQLAEKESKLFLLTEKDSKSQVQIKELEATVATLELELESVRARIIDLETEIASKTTVVEQLEAQNREMVARISELEKTMEERGTELSALTQKLEDNDKQSSSSIETLTAEIDGLRAELDSMSVQKEEVEKQMVCKSEEASVKIKRLDDEVNGLRQQVASLDSQRAELEIQLEKKSEEISEYLSQITNLKEEIINKVKVHESILEEINGLSEKIKGRELELETLGKQRSELDEELRTKKEENVQMHDKINVASSEIMALTELINNLKNELDSLQVQKSETEAELEREKQEKSELSNQITDVQKALVEQEAAYNTLEEEHKQINELFKETEATLNKVTVDYKEAQRLLEERGKEVTSRDSTIGVHEETMESLRNELEMKGDEIETLMEKISNIEVKLRLSNQKLRVTEQVLTEKEEAFRKEEAKHLEEQALLEKNLTMTHETYRGMIKEIADKVNITVDGFQSMSEKLTEKQGRYEKTVMEASKILWTATNWVIERNHEKEKMNKEIEKKDEEIKKLGGKVREDEKEKEMMKETLMGLGEEKREAIRQLCVWIDHHRSRCEYLEEVLSKTVVARGQRRVSQRT; the protein is encoded by the exons ATGAAAAAGCATAAGTTTAGAGAAACCTTGAAGTCTTTCTTTGAGCCTCATTTTGATCATGAGAAAGGTGAAATGCTTAAAGGAACTAAAACTG AAATAGATGAAAAGGTGAACAAAATCTTGGGAATGGTTGAGAGTGGAGACGTCAATGAAGATGAGTCCAATAGACAAGTGGTTGCAGACTTAGTGAAGGAATTCTACAGCGAATACCAGTCCCTGTACCGCCAGTACGATGATCTAACTGGAGAGATTAGGAAAAAGGTCAACGGGAAAGGAGAAAGCTCCTCTTCATCAAGCTCAGACTCGGATTCTGACCATTCTTCTAAGAGGAAGGTCAAGAGAAATGGAAATGGAAAAGTAGAGAAAGATGTAGAGTTGGTAACAGGTGCCCTGAAGCAACAAATCGAAGCTGCAAATCTTGAAATTGCTGATCTGAAAGGGAAGTTGACAACGActgttgaagaaaaagaagcagtAGATTCTGAGCTTGAATTAGCTTTGATGAAGTTAAAAGAATCAGAAGAGATTAGCAGtaagttgaaacttgaaactgAGAAGTTAGAGGACGAAAAGTCAATAGCACTGAGTGATAACAGGGAACTGCATCAGAAACTGGAAGTTGCTGGCAAAACAGAAACTGATCTGAACCAGAAgttagaagatataaaaaaagagagagatgaactGCAAACTGAGAGGGACAATGGTATCAAAAGATTTCAAGAAGCTGAAAAAGTTGCAGAAGATTGGAAAACAACGAGTGATCAGCTCAAAGATGAAACTTCTAATCTCAAGCAGCAGCTTGAAGCATCAGAGCAGCGAGTTTCAGAGCTGACCAGCGGTATGAATAGTGCAGAGGAAGAGAACAAATCTCTATCCTTGAAAGTTTCGGAGATTTCAGATGTGATCCAACAGGGACAGACCACCATACAAGAACTAATTTCCGAATTGGGAGAGATGAAGGAAAAGTACaaggaaaaagagagtgaGCATTCTAGTTTGGTGGAGTTACATAAGACCCATGAGAGAGAATCATCAAGTCAGGTGAAAGAATTAGAAGCACACATAGAATCATCAGAGAAGTTGGTTGCAGATTTCACCCAAAGCCTGAACAAtgcagaggaagagaaaaaactgCTATCTCAGAAAATAGCAGAACTCTCTAACGAGATTCAAGAGGCGCAGAACACCATGCAAGAACTCATGTCTGAGTCTGGGCAGTTGAAAGAGAGCCACAGTGTGAAAGAGCGAGAACTTTTCAGTTTGAGGGACATCCATGAGATTCATCAAAGAGACTCATCCACCAGAGCAAGTGAATTAGAAGCTCAACTGGAGTCCTCAAAACAGCAGGTCTCAGATTTGAGTGCGAGTCTGAAAGCTgcagaggaagaaaacaaagctaTATCCTCGAAAAACGTGGAAACTATGAACAAACTCGAACAAACGCAGAACACGATACAGGAACTCATGGCTGAATTGGGAAAGTTGAAAGACAGccacagagagaaagagagtgagcTTTCTAGTTTGGTGGAAGTACACGAGACTCACCAGAGAGATTCATCAATTCATGTGAAAGAATTAGAAGAGCAAGTGGAATCATCAAAGAAATTGGTTGCGGAGTTGAACCAAACCCTGAACAAtgcagaggaagagaaaaaagtgCTATCTCAGAAAATAGCAGAACTTTCTAACGAGATTAAAGAGGCACAAAACACCATACAAGAACTCGTGTCTGAGTCTGGGCAGTTGAAAGAGAGCCACAGTGTAAAGGATAGAGATCTTTTCAGCTTGAGGGACATCCACGAGACTCATCAAAGAGAATCATCCACTCGCGTGAGTGAATTAGAAGCTCAACTGGAATCCTCAGAACAGCGGATCTCAGATTTGACTGTGGATCTGAAGGATgcagaggaagaaaacaaagctaTCTCCTCgaaaaatttggaaattatGGACAAGCTTGAACAGGCTCAGAACACGATAAAAGAACTCATGGATGAATTGGGAGAGTTGAAAGACCGacacaaagagaaagagagtgagcTTTCTAGTTTGGTGAAGTCAGCAGATCAACAGGTTGCAGATATGAAGCAGAGTCTGGACaatgcagaagaagagaaaaaaatgttatctCAGAGAATCTTAGATATCTCTAATGAGATTCAAGAAGCACAAAAAACCATACAAGAACACATGTCTGAGTCTGAACAGTTGAAAGAGAGCCACGGTGTGAAAGAGAGGGAACTTACTGGTTTGAGGGACATTCACGAGACTCATCAAAGAGAATCATCCACTCGTTTGAGTGAATTAGAAACTCAACTGAAATTATTAGAACAACGGGTCGTAGATCTGAGTGCGAGTCTGAATGCtgcagaggaagaaaagaagtcCCTGTCCTCAATGATCTTGGAAATTACGGATGAGCTCAAACAGGCCCAAAGCAAGGTACAGGAACTTGTGACTGAATTGGCAGAGTCTAAAGATACACTCacacaaaaagagaatgagCTTTCTAGTTTTGTGGAGGTACACGAGGCCCATAAGAGAGATTCCTCAAGTCAGGTGAAAGAATTAGAAGCACGGGTGGAATCAGCAGAGGAACAGGTTAAAGAATTGAACCAGAACCTGAACAGttcagaggaagagaagaaaattttatCTCAGCAAATTTCAGAAATGTCGATCAAGATCAAGCGGGCGGAAAGCACCATACAAGAACTCAGCTCTGAGTCTGAACGATTAAAAGGGAGCCACGCTGAGAAAGACAATGAACTTTTTAGCTTGAGGGATATCCATGAGACTCATCAGAGAGAATTATCCACTCAGTTAAGAGGTTTAGAAGCGCAACTGGAATCATCTGAACACAGGGTTTTGGAATTGAGCGAAAGTCTGAAGgctgcagaagaagaaagcagaacTATGTCCACGAAAATCTCAGAAACTTCAGATGAGCTTGAACGGACACAGATCATGGTACAGGAACTCACAGCTGATTCGAGCAAACTGAAAGAGCAGCTCGCTGAGAAAGAAAGCAAACTATTCCTTCTGACAGAGAAGGACAGCAAATCACAGGTGCAAATAAAAGAACTAGAAGCAACAGTAGCGACACTGGAGCTGGAACTAGAGTCAGTTCGTGCCCGTATAATAGATCTTGAGACAGAGATTGCAAGCAAGACCACCGTAGTTGAGCAGTTGGAAGcgcaaaacagagaaatggTTGCTAGAATCTCAGAACTTGAGAAGACAATGGAGGAGAGAGGAACTGAACTCTCAGCTTTAACTCAAAAACTTGAGGATAACGATAAGCAATCATCGTCTTCAATTGAGACTTTGACAGCTGAGATCGATGGCCTACGAGCAGAATTAGATTCAATGTCTGTTCAAAAAGAAGAGGTGGAGAAACAAATGGTGTGCAAAAGCGAGGAAGCCTCAGTGAAGATTAAACGTTTGGATGATGAGGTCAATGGTCTGAGACAGCAAGTGGCCTCACTTGATAGCCAGAGAGCAGAACTCGAGATCCAACTTGAAAAGAAGTCCGAGGAGATATCTGAATATCTGAGTCAGATTACAAATCTAAAAGAGGAGATCATAAACAAGGTTAAAGTTCACGAGAGTATTCTAGAAGAAATAAATGGTTTATCTGAGAAGATTAAGGGTCGTGAACTTGAGTTAGAGACTCTAGGGAAACAGAGAAGTGAGCTTGATGAGGAGCTGAGAactaagaaagaagagaatgttCAAATGCACGATAAGATCAACGTAGCGTCTTCTGAAATAATGGCCTTAACAGAACTGATCAACAATCTGAAGAATGAGCTTGATTCTCTACAGGTGCAGAAGAGCGAAACCGAAGCAGagcttgagagagagaagcaagaGAAATCAGAATTGTCGAATCAGATCACCGATGTCCAGAAAGCATTGGTAGAGCAAGAAGCTGCTTACAATACGCTGGAAGAGGAACACAAGCAGATAAACGAACTATTTAAAGAAACTGAAGCAACACTAAATAAGGTAACTGTGGATTACAAAGAAGCTCAAAGATTGTTGGAGGAGAGGGGTAAGGAAGTGACATCCAGAGATTCTACAATTGGGGTTCATGAAGAGACGATGGAGAGTTTACGTAACGAGCTGGAAATGAAAGGAGACGAGATCGAAACTCTCATGGAGAAGATCAGTAACATCGAGGTTAAGCTACGCTTGTCGAACCAGAAACTGAGAGTAACCGAACAGGTActaacagagaaagaagaagctttcaGGAAAGAAGAGGCTAAGCACTTAGAGGAGCAAGCATTGCTTGAGAAGAATCTCACCATGACACATGAGACTTATCGAGGTATGATCAAAGAGATAGCAGATAAAGTGAACATAACAGTAGATGGGTTTCAATCCATGTCAGAAAAACTCACGGAGAAACAGGGGAGATACGAGAAAACTGTAATGGAGGCATCAAAAATACTGTGGACTGCGACGAATTGGGTGATAGAGAGAAATCacgagaaggagaagatgaataaagagatagagaagaaagatgaagaaataaaaaagcttGGAGGAAAAgtaagagaagatgaaaaagagaaggagatgatgaaagagaCTTTGATGGGActtggagaagagaaaagagaagcgATAAGGCAATTATGTGTTTGGATCGATCACCATAGAAGTCGTTGTGAATATCTTGAGGAGGTTTTGTCTAAGACCGTTGTGGCTCGAGGCCAAAGAAGAGTGTCGCAGCGAACTTAA
- a CDS encoding Transmembrane amino acid transporter family protein (Transmembrane amino acid transporter family protein; FUNCTIONS IN: amino acid transmembrane transporter activity; INVOLVED IN: amino acid transport; LOCATED IN: plasma membrane, membrane; EXPRESSED IN: 10 plant structures; EXPRESSED DURING: LP.06 six leaves visible, LP.04 four leaves visible, 4 anthesis, petal differentiation and expansion stage; CONTAINS InterPro DOMAIN/s: Amino acid transporter, transmembrane (InterPro:IPR013057); BEST Arabidopsis thaliana protein match is: Transmembrane amino acid transporter family protein (TAIR:AT1G08230.2); Has 30201 Blast hits to 17322 proteins in 780 species: Archae - 12; Bacteria - 1396; Metazoa - 17338; Fungi - 3422; Plants - 5037; Viruses - 0; Other Eukaryotes - 2996 (source: NCBI BLink).): MTDPPRPDPFPVTRLDSDAGALFVLQSKGEWWHAGFHLTTAIVGPTILTLPYAFRGLGWWLGFVCLTTMGLVTFYAYYLMSKVLDHCEKSGRRHIRFRELAADVLGSGLMFYVVIFIQTAINTGIGIGAILLAGQCLDIMYSSLFPQGTLKLYEFIAMVTVVMMVLSQLPSFHSLRHINCASLLLSLGYTFLVVGACINLGLSKNAPKREYSLEHSDSGKVFSAFTSISIIAAIFGNGILPEIQATLAPPATGKMLKGLLLCYSVIFFTFYSAAISGYWVFGNNSSSNILKNLMPDEGPTLAPIVVIGLAVIFVLLQLFAIGLVYSQVAYEIMEKKSADTTKGIFSKRNLVPRLILRTLYMAFCGFMAAMLPFFGDINAVVGAFGFIPLDFVLPMLLYNMTYKPTRRSFTYWINMTIMVVFTCAGLMGAFSSIRKLVLDANKFKLFSSEVVD, encoded by the exons ATGACGGATCCTCCCAGACCCGACCCGTTTCCTGTTACCCGACTCGATTCCGACGCCGGTGCTCTCTTCGTCCTCCAATCAAAAG GCGAGTGGTGGCACGCCGGATTTCATCTAACGACGGCGATTGTTGGTCCGACGATATTGACATTACCATATGCGTTTAGAGGATTAGGATGgtggttagggtttgtttgtttaacgACGATGGGACTCGTTACTTTCTACGCTTATTACCTCATGTCTAAGGTTCTTGATCACTGTGAAAAATCCGGCCGCCGTCACATCCGTTTCCGGGAACTCGCCGCCGATGTTCTTG GATCTGGATTGATGTTTTATGTAGTGATCTTTATTCAAACAGCTATCAACACTGGAATTGGTATTGGCGCCATTCTACTTGCAGGTCAATGTCTTGAT ATAATGTATTCGAGTCTTTTCCCGCAAGGAACGTTGAAGCTTTACGAGTTCATTGCTATGGTGACTGTTGTGATGATGGTTCTCTCACAGCTTCCAAGTTTTCACTCTCTTAGACACATTAACTGTGCGTCTCTGCTTCTCAGCTTAGGATATACTTTCCTCGTCGTTGGGGCTTGTATCAACCTAG GTTTGTCGAAAAACGCTCCTAAACGTGAGTATTCTCTAGAGCATTCGGATTCAGGGAAAGTTTTTAGTGCCTTCACATCAATTTCGATCATAGCTGCTATTTTCGGAAATGGAATCTTACCCGAAATACAG GCAACTCTTGCTCCACCAGCCACAGGGAAGATGTTGAAAGGACTATTGTTGTGTTATAGTGTGATCTTCTTCACGTTTTACTCTGCTGCAATTTCGGGATATTGGGTTTTTGGTAACAATTCGAGCTCTAATATCCTCAAGAACTTAATGCCTGATGAAGGACCGACTCTGGCTCCTATCGTGGTGATTGGCTTAGCTGTCATCTTTGTCCTTCTTCAGCTTTTCGCCATTGGCCTT GTGTATTCTCAAGTTGCGTATGAAATAATGGAGAAGAAATCAGCGGATACAACAAAAGGGATATTCTCAAAACGCAACCTTGTGCCGCGTTTGATACTAAGAACACTATATATGGCGTTTTGCGGGTTCATGGCAGCGATGCTACCGTTCTTTGGGGATATAAACGCGGTGGTAGGAGCGTTTGGGTTTATCCCACTCGATTTCGTGCTGCCAATGCTTCTATACAACATGACCTATAAGCCAACCAGACGGAGCTTCACGTATTGGATAAACATGACGATAATGGTTGTGTTCACTTGTGCAGGACTCATGGGAGCTTTCTCCTCCATTAGGAAACTTGTTCTTGATGCTAATAAGTTCAAGTTGTTTAGCAGTGAAGTTGTTGATTAG